The following coding sequences are from one Rhipicephalus microplus isolate Deutch F79 chromosome 3, USDA_Rmic, whole genome shotgun sequence window:
- the LOC119163978 gene encoding uncharacterized protein LOC119163978 — MIQALRDFFLFFGAFDSEHMLLAYAVRVAHLCVYEKHCPRNRHHRLQIAQCVAFRSRSNDHFKSQQVNAPESVLQLPALGMAHSKQLSPEEIADIKGAFLLFDRNGDGVISCAELEMVLRALGESPSADEMARIVRQVDRNFNGSIDFQEFLAFMVRKMSVRISTRADVLKAFQVFDRDSNGYITKTELIHIFTKVGQSMTLEEAEKVIAEVDADKDGRIDYAEFLNKVMNRMP; from the exons ATGATACAAGCTTTACGCGACTTTTTCCTCTTTTTTGGCGCATTCGATTCGGAACACATGCTCCTTGCGTACGCAGTGCGCGTGGCGCACCTGTGTGTATACGAGAAGCACTGCCCACGCAATCGTCATCATCGTCTACAGATTGCTCAGTGTGTTGCTTTCAGGTCGCGATCGAACGATCACTTCAAAAGCCAACAGGTGAACGCGCCGGAGAGCGTGTTGCAACTGCCCGCGCTCGGAATGGCGCACAGCAAACAACTGTCGCCCGAAGAGATTGCAGACATAAAGGGCGCCTTCCTGCTATTCGACCGCAACGGCGACGGCGTCATTTCGTGCGCAGAGCTCGAGATGGTGCTGCGTGCTCTCGGAGAAAGCCCCAGCGCCGACGAGATGGCGCGCATCGTGCGCCAGGTGGACCGCAACTTCAACGGGAGCATCGACTTCCAAGAGTTTTTGGCCTTCATGGTGCGCAAGATGTCTGTGCGCATCAGCACACGTGCGGATGTCCTCAAAGCGTTTCAGGTCTTTGACAGGGACTCCAATGGATACATCACGAAGACCGAGCTGATACACATCTTCACTAAA gttgggCAGAGTATGACCCTTGAAGAAGCTGAAAAAGTTATAGCAGAAGTGGATGCCGACAAGGATGGTCGCATCGACTATGCGGAATTTCTCAACAAGGTGATGAACAGAATGCCTTGA